The Azotosporobacter soli genomic interval AAGCGAAAATCACTTTATTATCAAGTTGAACTTGCCGAAGCCTGCAAGCCTAAGCATCTTACCAGATTGGCAAATGTGAAATCAATTGACAATCCCCCCTTTTTCCTAGTATAGTAAACCCTATATCCATCATAAAAACACAAGCAATGACAGGAAGGAGTACGCTCTTCCTCCCACCGTTAGAGAGAAAACCCTTGGCTGAAAGGTTTTCGGCGGGAGACAGCGGAAAGTCGTCCTGGAGCCGCAGCGCTGAAGCTCAGTAAGCACTGCCGGGAGCAAGGCCCGTTACAGCCGTCAGAGTTCGTTTCGAGTTGCATCGAAGCGGAGAAGCAAGGTGGTACCACGAAAGCAGTTCTTTCGTCCTTTTTAGGATGGAAGAATTTTTTTTTGCGTGAGGCTGCTGAAAAAGCACCATCTACGTCGTTGTTCCTGCGGGTGTTCGCTTGCGTACGTTAGTACGCGGCGCTGTACACGCCTCGTCACGCCTAGTAGCTGGCACTTTTTGAGCAGTCTCACCAGAGCCTGTTTATTGAAGGGAAAACAAGTCGAGAAATGAAGAGCGAAGCATAAAAATATTTCTTCTTCCTATTCTTCGTGTTAAAACTCCCGTCGTTTCCCAACACCAAGTCGAATCAACAACTTTATTACGATAAAAAATCGAAGGAGGCAACAATCATGAGTGAAAATCAAATTCCAACCGTATACGATCCGAAAGCGGTTGAAGCCAAACTGTATAAGTTTTGGGAAGACAACAAACTGTTCCATGCCGAGGTGGAAGAAGGCAAGAAACCGTTCAGCATCGTCATTCCGCCGCCCAACGTCACCGGACAGTTGCATATGGGGCATGCGCTCGACAATACGCTGCAGGATATCCTGATCCGTTTCCGCCGCATGCAGGGCTACAACACGCTCTGGATGCCGGGTACCGACCATGCGGGCATTGCGACGCAGAACAAGGTCGAGGAAATGCTGGCGAAGGATGAAGGCAAGAGCCGTCACGATCTGGGGCGGGAAGATTTTGTCGCACGGGTTTGGGACTGGAAGCACCAGTACGGCAGCCGCATTACCGAACAGCTGAAAGGTCTCGGCGCATCCTGCGACTGGGAACGCGAACGCTTCACGATGGACGAAGGCTGCTCCAAAGCGGTGAAGGAAGTCTTTGTCTCGCTCTATGAAAAAGGATTGATCTATCAAGGGCATCGCATCACCAACTGGTGTCCGCGCTGCAATACCGCTTTGAGCGACATCGAAGTCGAGCATGAGGAAAAACCGGGCCATCTCTACCATGTACGCTATCCGGTAGCGGGCAGCGATACAGAGTCGGTTACGATTGCGACGACGCGTCCGGAAACGATTCTTGGCGATACGGCGGTTGCGGTTAATCCGGAGGATGCGCGCTACGGCAAACTGGTTGGCAAGGAATTGATCCTGCCGATCGTGGGCCGTCAAATTCCGATCATCGCCGACGACTATGTCGATGTTGCGTTCGGCACCGGCGCGGTTAAGATCACGCCGGCGCATGACCCGAACGACTTTGAGATGGGCCTGCGTCACGATCTGCCGCAGCTGGTCGTGATCGAAAACGACGGCACGATGTCGCCGGACACCGGCAAATATGCCGGGATGGATCGTTATGAGTGCCGCCGTCAATTGGTGAAAGACTTGGAAGACGCCGGATACTTGGTTAAAATCGAGGAACATAACCATGCGGTCGGGCATTGCCAGCGCTGCACGACGGTCGTTGAACCGCTGGTGTCGAAGCAATGGTTCGTCAAAATGGAATCGTTGGCTAAACCGGCGGTGGAAGCGGTCGATTCGGGGCGCATCCAGTTTGTGCCGGAGCGTTTTACCAAGACCTACACTAACTGGATGGACAACATCCGCGACTGGTGCATCTCGCGTCAGCTCTGGTGGGGACATCGCATTCCTGCCTGGTATTGCGAGTGCGGCGAAACGGTCGTAGCGCGCGAAGAGGTGAAAAGCTGCCCGAAATGCGGCGGCACGCATCTGGAGCAGGACCCGGACGTACTCGATACCTGGTTCAGTTCCGCGCTCTGGCCGTTCTCGACGATGGGCTGGCCGGAAGAAACGCCGGAGTTGAAACAGTTCTATCCGACGAGCGTATTGGTTACCGGTTACGACATCATTTTCTTCTGGGTCGCCCGGATGATCATGATGGGACTGGCCTTCCAAAAAGAAATTCCGTTCCAGCATGTGTTCATTCATGGTCTGGTGCGCGATTCGCAGGGCCGCAAGATGAGCAAATCGCTGGGCAACGGCATCGATCCGCTCGAGGTCATTGAACAGTACGGCGCGGATACGCTGCGCTTCACGCTGATCACCGGCAATACGCCGGGCAACGATATGCGCTTTTACTGGGAACGGGTCGAGTCGAGCCGCAACTTTGCCAATAAGCTCTGGAACGCGTCGCGTTTCGTGCAGATGAACCTGGAAGGGTTTGACGCAGACTATCGTCCGGATACGGCGGATTATACGCTGGCCGACCGCTGGATCTTAAGCCGCTATGCGAAGACGGTAAGCGAAGTGACGCGCAATCTGGAACGCTTTGAACTGGGCGAGGCGGCCAAGGTGCTGTATGAATTCATCTGGAACGAATACTGCGACTGGTACATCGAGCTGGCCAAGGCGCGCCTTTACAACAAGGAAGACGCCAAGAACCGCGCGACCGCGCAATACGTCCTCTGGTCGATTCTGGAAAATACCTTGAAGTTGCTGCATCCGTTTATGCCGTTCATCACCGAGACGATCTGGCAACATCTGCCGCATGAAGGAGCGAGCATCATGACGGCGCAGTGGCCGTCTGCTACGGCGCAGCTTGCGGATGCAAGCGCCGAGCAGCAGATGGAAGTGATCATGGAAACGATCAAAGCGGTGCGCAATATGCGCGCCGAAGTCAATGTTCCGCCGGGCCGCAAGAGCGAACTGCAATTGCTGGTCGGCAGCGCCGAACTGAAAGCGGTGCTGGAAGCGAACAGCGCTTACTTCCGCACGCTGGCCGCCGCCGAACCGGTGACCTTCCTGGCTGCGGACGCGGCGAAACCGGAAAATGCGATGGCGGCGGTTGTGACCGGCGTCGAAGCGTTCCTGCCGCTGAAGGGGCTGATCGACGTCGAGAAGGAAAACGCGCGTCTCAACAAGGAACTGGCGGGCTTAGAAAAAGAATTGGCGCGCATCGCGGGCAAACTGTCGAACGAAGGTTTCGTCGCGAAAGCGCCGCCGGAAGTCATTGAAAAAGAAAGGGCCAAAGCGGCCGAATATGAAGAAAAGAAGACCGCCATCCAGGAACGCCTGGTCTATCTGGCAAGTCTGTAAGTCAAAAAGGCGGCCGTAGAGCCGCCTTTTTGACTTTGCGAATCAACACGTGGGGATTCAACACGAAGTGGGGAAGGAAAAAGAAAAGAGGGGGAGAATGTTGCTTTAAAAATATCTTCCCCTCTTCGCTTTTCTTCGCTTTTTCGTGTTGAAATCCATCGTTCATTTTTAAATGCAAAATGGAGGCGGCAGCATGAAGTATCAGGAAGCGTTGGATTATTTGGCCGGACTTGGCAAGTTCGGCATTCATTTGGGGCTGGAGCGGATTTCCGGCTTGCTTACTTTTCTCGATCATCCGGAACGGAAATTCAAATCGATTCATGTGACCGGTACGAACGGCAAAGGCTCGACCTGCGCGATGCTGGAGGCGATCTTGCGCAGTGCGGGTTTGAAGACCGCGCTATATACGTCGCCGCATCTCGTTTCGTATACGGAGCGGATGGTATTGGACGGCAGCGACGTCAGCGAAGCGGATTTTGCGCTGGCCATTGCTGCGGCCAAAGCGGCGGTCGAAAAAATGGCGGCAGCGGGTCTTGAGCATCCGACCGAATTTGAAGTGATCACCGCCGCCGCGTTTTGGCTGTTTGCCGAAAAAAAGGTCGAGTATGCGGTGGTGGAAGTGGGCCTTGGCGGCCTGCTCGATTCGACGAACGTGATTGTACCGGAAGTATCGCTGATCACGAACATCTCGCTCGAACACACCGATCGTTGCGGCAGTACGCTGGAGGAAATCGCGGCCGTCAAGGCAGGCATCATCAAAGAAGGCGTGCCGGTCATCACCGCTGCGCAGCCTCCGGCGCTTGCTGTGATCGAAGAAACGGCGCGCAAAAAGAAAAGCGCGCTGCAGCGCCTGGGGCAGGAGTTTTGCGTAGCGGGCGTTCTCGCGGCAAAGGGGCAGCAGATTCGCCTCACGCTACATGGCGACGTCTGGCCGGAATTTTCAATGGCGCTGCTTGGCCGCAACCAACTCGATAATGCGGCGCTGGCGATGACGGCGGCGGCGCTGCTTGGCGAGCGCGAGCCGCGCATCACGCGCGCTGCGATTGCAAGAGGACTGGAGACGGCGTGTTGGCCGGGGCGCTTTGAGCGAATCGCCGGGCGTCCGGAAATTATTATCGACGGCGCGCACAATCCGGCGGGCGCTGTTTGTTTGCGCGCCAATCTCGATGAACTGGAGCCGCAAAAGCCGCGCGTCTTCTTACTCGGCATTTTGGCGGACAAGGATGTGTCCGGTATTCTCGGCGCGCTGATCCGACCGGAGGACAGGGTTGTCGTCGTGCCGCCCGCCTCGGAACGCGCTGCGTCGCCGGAGGTGATCGCCGCACAGATCAAGGCGCGCCAGGTTGTATGCTGCGAAGAAATTTTCCAGGGGCTGGAACAGGCGAAAACGATGGCAGGGCCGGACGAATTGCTGTGTGTGGCGGGTTCGCTGTATTTGGTCGGTACGGTGCGGAGTTTGCTTGGGTTATAGACAAAGTCGGCGCTGTCGGCTATAATTTAGCTGATTTAATATGAGCGTAAGCTGAAACAGGTGAAACGATGAAACAGTTTAAAACGGATCTGCTGGCCGGGTGGCTGGCAAAGGCAACGCGCTACGGTATTTTTGCCGCGGCATTTTTCCTGCCGCTCTCTTTTGATGCGGCGAGTTGGTTCCTGAATGTGGCCGCGCTGGCCTGGTTCGGGCGGATGGGACTTGAACGGCGCTGGCTGGTGCAGACTGGACCGTTTGACAAATGGATCTGGCTGCTGATCGGCTGTTCGTTTATTTCGGTCGGATTTTCGCCGGATCGCGATTTTAGTTTTTATAATTACTACCATTTGATGGGGCGCTACGTCCTCTTCTATTATTTGACGCTGAGCAATTTCACTCGGGTCGAAGAGGTACGGCGCATGGCGTTCGTGCTTCTCTCCTCGTCGGCTTTGGTCTGTCTGTACGGGTTTTATCAATATTTGGCCGGTTCGATCATGGCGGCCGAGTGGGTGGACCGGGAACAGTTCCCCGAACTTACGATGCGCGTCTTTTCCACGCTGGAAAATCCGAACCTGTTAGCGGGCTATCTCGTCAGTTTGGCGTCGCTGACCGGGGGCATGCTGTGGCAGGAGACGGAAAAGCGCACAAGGCTTTTGCTGGCGGCACTTGGACTGGCTCAAATCGGCTGTCTGGTACTGACTTATTCGCGCGGCAGCTGGTTGAGTCTGCTGGCGGTGGTCGCTTTGGCAGGCGTCTTGATCAATCGACGGCTGCTGTGGCTGCTGGCGGTGGTGCCGGTCGCGCTCTTAATCGGGCATGAGGCAGTGCTGGAGCGGATCATGTCGGTGATGAACCCGACGGATACCTCGTCGATGCTGCGCCTTGCGCTCTGGGAAAGTACCGTGGCGATGATTCAGGACCATCCGTGGTTCGGCATCGGCTGGGGTTCTTACTGGATGGTTTATCCGGAATATGATTTTTTTATTCAAAATCCTGCGGTGAAAATTTTGCATGCGCATAACATGTATTTGAATTTTGCGGCGGAAATCGGTTTGCCGGGCTTTGTCGCGTTCATGACGGTGTTGATCGCGCATGGCCGGATGGCTGTACGCAACTGGCGCAAGGCCGGACCAAAAGCGCGGGGCATGTTCCTCGGCATGGCCGCCTCGTTCGTTGGAATTTTATTGAACGGTTTAACGGATTACGTACTTTTTAATATTCAATTGTCGCTCTTGTATTGGCTGACGCTCGCGCTGATTATCGTCTTGCAGCGTGCGACTATGGCGCAAGCTGCAAGTGGGGTTGACAGAAAATACCAGGGTGTTTCCGGCAGGAATTAAAAAAACGATGCCGAATAATAAAAAGCAACGAAAACTGAATAAAATATACATATTTTGTCTTTGTTAGCAGGGCCAGCGCGCCCTCTAATTTTTTGCCCTTAATTGCGTGAAAGTTCTCACAAACAAGAGATTTCGAACAATTTGCAGAGGGGGAATCCGTGTGAATCTGCGCGAGGCAAAAGAGATTGTGAAAGCGGAAATTCTTTGGGGCGACGAGCTGTTGGAACGCGAAATCAGGACCGCGTGCGGCGCAGATCTGTTGAGCGATGTGTTGGCGTTTACCAAAGATAAGACGCTGCTTTTGACCGGTTTGACCAATGTCCAGGTCGTAAAGACGGCGGAAATCAGTGATATGGCCGCAATTGTTTTTGTCCGCGGCAAATATCCGGCCACCGAACTGGTTGAATTAGCCAAAGAGCGCCAGGTGCCGCTTTTGGTCACGTCGCTTTCGATGTTTGAATCCTGCGGCCGATTGCACGCAGCCGGCCTGCGCGGCAGTGGCGGTGAAGAGTTATGAG includes:
- a CDS encoding O-antigen ligase family protein yields the protein MKQFKTDLLAGWLAKATRYGIFAAAFFLPLSFDAASWFLNVAALAWFGRMGLERRWLVQTGPFDKWIWLLIGCSFISVGFSPDRDFSFYNYYHLMGRYVLFYYLTLSNFTRVEEVRRMAFVLLSSSALVCLYGFYQYLAGSIMAAEWVDREQFPELTMRVFSTLENPNLLAGYLVSLASLTGGMLWQETEKRTRLLLAALGLAQIGCLVLTYSRGSWLSLLAVVALAGVLINRRLLWLLAVVPVALLIGHEAVLERIMSVMNPTDTSSMLRLALWESTVAMIQDHPWFGIGWGSYWMVYPEYDFFIQNPAVKILHAHNMYLNFAAEIGLPGFVAFMTVLIAHGRMAVRNWRKAGPKARGMFLGMAASFVGILLNGLTDYVLFNIQLSLLYWLTLALIIVLQRATMAQAASGVDRKYQGVSGRN
- a CDS encoding DRTGG domain-containing protein encodes the protein MNLREAKEIVKAEILWGDELLEREIRTACGADLLSDVLAFTKDKTLLLTGLTNVQVVKTAEISDMAAIVFVRGKYPATELVELAKERQVPLLVTSLSMFESCGRLHAAGLRGSGGEEL
- a CDS encoding valine--tRNA ligase, which encodes MSENQIPTVYDPKAVEAKLYKFWEDNKLFHAEVEEGKKPFSIVIPPPNVTGQLHMGHALDNTLQDILIRFRRMQGYNTLWMPGTDHAGIATQNKVEEMLAKDEGKSRHDLGREDFVARVWDWKHQYGSRITEQLKGLGASCDWERERFTMDEGCSKAVKEVFVSLYEKGLIYQGHRITNWCPRCNTALSDIEVEHEEKPGHLYHVRYPVAGSDTESVTIATTRPETILGDTAVAVNPEDARYGKLVGKELILPIVGRQIPIIADDYVDVAFGTGAVKITPAHDPNDFEMGLRHDLPQLVVIENDGTMSPDTGKYAGMDRYECRRQLVKDLEDAGYLVKIEEHNHAVGHCQRCTTVVEPLVSKQWFVKMESLAKPAVEAVDSGRIQFVPERFTKTYTNWMDNIRDWCISRQLWWGHRIPAWYCECGETVVAREEVKSCPKCGGTHLEQDPDVLDTWFSSALWPFSTMGWPEETPELKQFYPTSVLVTGYDIIFFWVARMIMMGLAFQKEIPFQHVFIHGLVRDSQGRKMSKSLGNGIDPLEVIEQYGADTLRFTLITGNTPGNDMRFYWERVESSRNFANKLWNASRFVQMNLEGFDADYRPDTADYTLADRWILSRYAKTVSEVTRNLERFELGEAAKVLYEFIWNEYCDWYIELAKARLYNKEDAKNRATAQYVLWSILENTLKLLHPFMPFITETIWQHLPHEGASIMTAQWPSATAQLADASAEQQMEVIMETIKAVRNMRAEVNVPPGRKSELQLLVGSAELKAVLEANSAYFRTLAAAEPVTFLAADAAKPENAMAAVVTGVEAFLPLKGLIDVEKENARLNKELAGLEKELARIAGKLSNEGFVAKAPPEVIEKERAKAAEYEEKKTAIQERLVYLASL
- a CDS encoding folylpolyglutamate synthase/dihydrofolate synthase family protein — translated: MKYQEALDYLAGLGKFGIHLGLERISGLLTFLDHPERKFKSIHVTGTNGKGSTCAMLEAILRSAGLKTALYTSPHLVSYTERMVLDGSDVSEADFALAIAAAKAAVEKMAAAGLEHPTEFEVITAAAFWLFAEKKVEYAVVEVGLGGLLDSTNVIVPEVSLITNISLEHTDRCGSTLEEIAAVKAGIIKEGVPVITAAQPPALAVIEETARKKKSALQRLGQEFCVAGVLAAKGQQIRLTLHGDVWPEFSMALLGRNQLDNAALAMTAAALLGEREPRITRAAIARGLETACWPGRFERIAGRPEIIIDGAHNPAGAVCLRANLDELEPQKPRVFLLGILADKDVSGILGALIRPEDRVVVVPPASERAASPEVIAAQIKARQVVCCEEIFQGLEQAKTMAGPDELLCVAGSLYLVGTVRSLLGL